The Vicia villosa cultivar HV-30 ecotype Madison, WI linkage group LG1, Vvil1.0, whole genome shotgun sequence genome includes a region encoding these proteins:
- the LOC131629155 gene encoding probable WRKY transcription factor 11, protein MVVDPVMVPKMRMDKQFAIQEAASAGLKSMEHLIRVLSSQASSSSSINQSNRLDLDCTEITDFTVSKFKQVINLLNRTGHARFRRAPSSQSQPISEKMNLHHHQQPQSTTLDFAKPIQVVNPNPNLNLKSKPKPNPSTDLTVSQYSKSKEAYSISTTTSSLHSTITVTGDGSVSDGKIGPIISSGKPPLASSHRKRCHEATVSGAASGKVSSSGHCHCSKRRKSRVKRTIRVPAISTKVADIPADEFSWRKYGQKPIKGSPYPRGYYKCSSFKGCPARKHVERAQDDPNMLLVTYEEEHQHLPTFGTGTGAGAGFTSQAH, encoded by the exons ATGGTTGTAGATCCGGTTATGGTTCCCAAGATGAGAATGGATAAACAGTTTGCTATTCAAGAAGCTGCTTCTGCTGGATTGAAAAGCATGGAGCATCTCATTCGTGTGCTTTCTTCTCAAGCTTCGTCTTCTTCCTCCATCAATCAAAGTAACCGTTTAGATCTTGATTGCACAGAAATAACTGATTTCACTGTTTCTAAGTTTAAACAGGTTATTAATTTGTTGAATCGTACCGGTCACGCTCGTTTTCGTCGTGCACCTTCTTCACAATCTCAACCGATATCTGAGAAAatgaatcttcatcatcatcaacaaccacaGTCAACTACTCTTGATTTCGCAAAACCGATTCAAGTAGTTAATCCAAATCCAAATCTGAATCTGAAATCTAAACCTAAACCTAATCCATCTACGGATTTAACTGTTTCTCAATACTCTAAATCGAAAGAAGCATACAGTATCTCAACCACTACTTCTTCTCTTCATTCCACTATCACCGTCACCGGAGACGGAAGCGTTTCCGACGGCAAAATAGGTCCTATCATCTCATCTGGAAAGCCTCCTCTTGCTTCATCTCATCGGAAAAGGTGTCATGAAGCAACTGTCTCCGGTGCCGCTTCCGGTAAAGTATCTTCGTCCGGTCACTGCCATTGCTCTAAGAGAAG gaAATCTCGTGTGAAGAGAACAATTCGTGTTCCGGCGATAAGTACGAAGGTTGCTGATATTCCGGCAGACGAATTTTCATGGAGGAAATACGGTCAAAAACCGATCAAAGGTTCACCTTACCCACG TGGTTACTACAAGTGCAGTAGCTTTAAAGGTTGTCCGGCGAGAAAGCATGTGGAAAGGGCACAAGATGATCCCAATATGCTTCTTGTGACCTACGAGGAGGAGCACCAACACTTGCCAACCTTCGGAACCGGAACCGGTGCCGGTGCCGGATTTACATCTCAGGCTCACTAA